The genomic window TGGTGGCGTTCATCATCTTCGGCCGCCGCGCCCAGAAATCGGTGTACCGCCAGGCCGAGGGGCAGACCGGCGCGGCCGCCTGGGTGCTGGACAACCTGCGCGGCAAGTGGCGGGTCAGCCCCGGCGTGGCCGCGACCGGTCACTTCGACGCTGTGCATCGGGTAGTCGGGCGGCCCGGCGTGATCCTCGTAGGCGAGGGGTCGTCGACCCGGGTCAAACCGCTGCTGGCACAAGAGAAGAAGCGCACCGCGCGGCTGGTCGGCGATATCCCGATCTACGACATCATAGTCGGCAATGGCGAGGGTGAGGTTCCGTTGGGCAAGCTGGAGCGCCACCTCACCCGCCTGCCGGCCAACATCACCGTCAAGCAGATGGACACCCTGGAGTCGCGACTGGCCGCGCTCGGATCGCGGGCCGGTGCCGCCGTCATGCCGAAGGGGCCGCTGCCCAACGCCGGCAAGATGCGCGGCGTGCAGCGGACCGTCCGCCGAAAGTAACGGCCGCTTTACGAAGTTAACGTCGCACGACCGCCGTACCGGTCGCCCGGTCGTGGATGCCGCGGCCATCCCAGTCGGTGAACAGCGCCGGCACCACCAGCGCAAGCAGCAGCCCGCGCACCGCCAACCGCCCGATCCCGGCTGTCCCGCCGCCGGCGACCGAGACCACCCCGAGCCCCAGCGTCAACTGGCCCGGCGTAAAGCCGAACAGCCGCACGGACAGCAGGCCGAGCAGAAACCAGATCACCAGAATCACCGTCGACAACAGCTCGATCTTGATGACGCCCAGCCCCAGGAACAGCAGCGCAAGGCCATAAGCGATCAGCCAGTCGATCAGCAGTGCCGCCACCCGGCGCCCCATCGGGGCCAGCGATCCGGGCCCGCTTTCGGGCAGGCCCAGCGCCTCGCCCGGATACGCCGGCCGCGATCCCGTCACCAACGGGCTTTCGGCCGGAAAACCCAGGGCGGGCCGCTGTGCTTCGGTGGGTGACCAGATACGATCGTGCGGTACATGGCCCCACAATAGAACCCGCCAATGGTCCCGCTTCGACCCCTGGAACGCGGGGGGCGCGTAACCTCCACGCAACATAGGGTTGACGAGCGGGCAACATGATCTCCATAGCGTCGGCCGCGGAATTAGTTAACAAAGGAGCAATCTGTGACGGATAAGACGCCCGATGACGTCTTCAAACTCGCCAAGGACGAGGACGTTGAATTCGTCGACGTCCGGTTCTGTGACCTGCCAGGCACCATGCAGCACTTCACGATTCCGGTGTCGTTCTTCGATGAGAGCGTTTTCGAGGACGGCCTGGCTTTCGACGGGTCGTCGATTCGCGGCTTCCAGTCGATCCACGAATCAGACATGCTGTTGCTGCCCGACCCTGCGACGGCCCAGATCGACCTCTTCACCGCGCACAAGACGCTGAACCTGAACTTCTTCGTGCATGACCCGTTCACCCTCGAGCCGTACTCCCGCGACCCGCGCAACATCGCGCGCAAGGCGGAGAACTACCTCATCAGCACCGGCGTCGCCGACACCGCGTACTTCGGCGCCGAGGCCGAGTTCTACATCTTCGACTCGGTGAGCTTCGACTCGCGCACCAACGGCTCCTTCTACGAGGTCGACGCGATCTCGGGTTGGTGGAACACCGGCGAGCCGACGGAGAGCGACGGCAGCCTCAACCGCGGCTACAAGGTCCGCCCGAAGGGTGGGTATTTCCCGGTCGCTCCAGTCGACCACTACGTCGACCTGCGCGCGGACATGCTGTCGAACCTGATCAAATCGGGCTTCAGCCTGGAGAAGGGCCACCACGAGGTGGGCACCGGCGGTCAGGCCGAGATCAACTACAAGTTCAACACGCTGCTGCACGCGGCCGACGACATGCAGCTCTACAAGTACATCGTCAAGAACACCGCATGGCAGAACGGCAAGACGGTCACGTTCATGCCCAAGCCGCTGTTCGGTGACAACGGCTCGGGTATGCACACCCACCAGTCGTTGTGGAAGGACGGCAACCCGCTGATGTACGACGAGACGGGCTACGCCGGTCTGTCGGACACCGCCCGCCACTACATCGGCGGCCTGCTGCACCACGCGCCGTCGCTGCTGGCGTTCACCAACCCGACGGTGAATTCCTACAAGCGTCTGGTCCCCGGCTTCGAGGCACCGATCAACCTGGTCTACAGCCAGCGCAACCGGTCGGCGTGCGTGCGTATCCCGATCACCGGCAGCAACCCGAAGGCCAAGCGGTTGGAGTTCCGTTGCCCCGACTCGTCGGGCAACCCGTACCTGGCGTTCTCGGCCATGCTGATGGCCGGGTTGGACGGCATCAAGAACAAGATCGAGCCGCAGTCGCCGGTCGACAAGGACCTCTACGAGCTGCCGCCGGAGGAGGCCGCGAACATCCCGCAGGCTCCCACACAGCTGTCCGCGGTGATCGACCGGTTGGAGGCAGACCACGAATACCTCACCGAGGGAGGCGTTTTCACACCCGACTTGATCGAGACGTGGATCAGCTGGAAGCGCGAGTTCGAGATCCTGCCGGTGCAGGTGCGCCCCCACCCGTACGAGTTCGCCCTGTACTACGACGTGTGAGTCGGTCGGCAACCAAGAAGATTGACAGAAGGAGCCCCGGGCGACCGCCCCGGGGCTCCTCCTTGTGATGCCCCATGGTCAGCCCGATGCTGCCGAACTCTAGCGGGCGCGGTGAGCAGGGCTTATCGTCGCGTTATCCCTGATCTCCAACGCTGGAGGGGGCGTAGTGGACGGTACTCCGTTCGGACGCTACAGGCTGCCGGACCTGCTCGGCCGCGGCGGCATGGGCGAGGTGTGGCGCGGCTACGATCCCGAGATGAGCCGGGTCGTGGCCCTGAAGGTGTTGGCCCCGAGCTTCGCCGACGATCAGGCTTTTCAGCAGCGATTCCGTCGGGAGGCGCGGTGCGCGGCCGGACTGGACGAACCGCATCTGGTCCCGATTCATGACTTCGGCGAGGTCGACGGTCGCCTGTACGCGACCATGCGGCTGATCAAGGGTCGCGACCTGCGCGACCTGCTCGAACGACGGCCCGCTGCCGCCCGGGCGCGCCATGGGGATCGTCGAGCAGCTCGCGTCCACCCTGCACGCCGCGCACGAAATCGGGCTGGTGCACCGCGACGTCAAACCGTCCAGCATCCTGGTTGGCGAGGACGATTTCTCCTACCTGATCGACTTCGGCAATGCCCGGGCCGCCGGGGAATCCATGCCAATGATGCGTGGCCCAATACCAATGAATACCAAACACTTTCACTGGTGGCCCGGTTGCCCGGTGTTAACCTAAGGAAACTACGATGGCGCTGTTTTTGAGCTACTCGAGCCAGGATCAGTCGACAGCCGACGCGCTGGCGTCGACCCTGCGACGGGCCCGCCAACAGGTCTGGTTCGACCAGGAGCTGGGCGGCGGCGACTCGTGGTGGGCCGCGATCCTGGAACAGGTCCGCGGCTGCGACGTGTTCGTCGTCGCGCTGTCGAGTAATTGGCTGCAGTCCAAACCCAGCCAGTCCGAACTGCGCTACGCGCAGGCGCTGAACCGGCCGGTCCTTCCTGTCCGGATCGGCGACATCGGCAGCATGCGCGTCAATCCCCTTGCCGCGCTGCAGATCATCGATTACCGCGACCCGACGGTCGACGCCAGCATTCAGTTGGTCACGGCCATCCACGCGCTCGCCGA from Mycobacterium shigaense includes these protein-coding regions:
- the glnA gene encoding type I glutamate--ammonia ligase yields the protein MTDKTPDDVFKLAKDEDVEFVDVRFCDLPGTMQHFTIPVSFFDESVFEDGLAFDGSSIRGFQSIHESDMLLLPDPATAQIDLFTAHKTLNLNFFVHDPFTLEPYSRDPRNIARKAENYLISTGVADTAYFGAEAEFYIFDSVSFDSRTNGSFYEVDAISGWWNTGEPTESDGSLNRGYKVRPKGGYFPVAPVDHYVDLRADMLSNLIKSGFSLEKGHHEVGTGGQAEINYKFNTLLHAADDMQLYKYIVKNTAWQNGKTVTFMPKPLFGDNGSGMHTHQSLWKDGNPLMYDETGYAGLSDTARHYIGGLLHHAPSLLAFTNPTVNSYKRLVPGFEAPINLVYSQRNRSACVRIPITGSNPKAKRLEFRCPDSSGNPYLAFSAMLMAGLDGIKNKIEPQSPVDKDLYELPPEEAANIPQAPTQLSAVIDRLEADHEYLTEGGVFTPDLIETWISWKREFEILPVQVRPHPYEFALYYDV
- a CDS encoding RDD family protein; amino-acid sequence: MTGSRPAYPGEALGLPESGPGSLAPMGRRVAALLIDWLIAYGLALLFLGLGVIKIELLSTVILVIWFLLGLLSVRLFGFTPGQLTLGLGVVSVAGGGTAGIGRLAVRGLLLALVVPALFTDWDGRGIHDRATGTAVVRR
- a CDS encoding DUF4191 domain-containing protein, with the translated sequence MAKSRTAATNKAARAAAQAERKAASRERRTQLWQAFNLQRKQDKRLLPYMIGAFVVIVAAAVAASLALGGLFTTITLIPLGVLLGALVAFIIFGRRAQKSVYRQAEGQTGAAAWVLDNLRGKWRVSPGVAATGHFDAVHRVVGRPGVILVGEGSSTRVKPLLAQEKKRTARLVGDIPIYDIIVGNGEGEVPLGKLERHLTRLPANITVKQMDTLESRLAALGSRAGAAVMPKGPLPNAGKMRGVQRTVRRK